In Puntigrus tetrazona isolate hp1 chromosome 7, ASM1883169v1, whole genome shotgun sequence, the following are encoded in one genomic region:
- the LOC122349003 gene encoding uncharacterized protein LOC122349003, whose product MKAERMFEIKMTVFCMSLSVLLGFFSIQTKAEREVNVATWGTPIQSTTDYGLIATNALDGSSSTCTHTEIQTDPWWMLDLMKTYSVNRVTITNRLSCCAERINGAEIRIGNNSLHLFSNPICATVSSIPGGATSSYSCAGLTGRYVIVDIRGLSMILTLCEVGVYVTFTGNLATDKTVTQSSTDTVWYAEQAIDFNPGFALSWPACSSTYSQTNPWWRLDLGSVYRVNRVVVTNRLDCCPERINGAEIHIGNSLENDGNNNPICAVISSIPAGASSTFTCNDMQGRYVNLFIPGDSKILTLCEVEVYGEGPVLKKTFVKLNLKSSSSLSEPAMIAQLLSQLRSALEQRGFSDVTLQWTQPPKKEVMQKESSPAQCAARKR is encoded by the exons tgAACGTAGCGACATGGGGCACACCTATTCAGTCAACAACAGATTACGGCTTGATTGCCACAAACGCTCTGGATGGGTCGAGCTCCACCTGCACTCATACAGAGATACAGACTGACCCGTGGTGGATGCTGGACCTGATGAAGACCTACAGCGTGAACAGAGTGACCATCACTAACAGACTGAGCTGCTGTGCAGAGAGGATAAACGGGGCGGAGATTCGGATCGGAAACAATTCTTTACATCTTTTCAGCAACCCAAT ATGTGCCACAGTTTCTTCAATTCCAGGAGGAGCTACCTCCAGCTACTCGTGTGCTGGGTTGACGGGACGCTATGTTATTGTGGATATTCGTGGACTTTCAATGATTCTTACTCTCTGTGAAGTGGGAGTCTACGTGACTTTTACAG GTAACTTGGCAACAGATAAAACGGTCACGCAGTCATCAACAGATACCGTCTGGTACGCTGAACAAGCCATTGACTTTAATCCTGGTTTCGCACTTTCGTGGCCAGCATGTTCCTCAACCTATAGTCAGACTAACCCATGGTGGAGGCTTGATCTGGGCTCTGTGTACAGAGTTAATAGAGTCGTCGTCACAAACAGACTAGACTGCTGTCCAGAACGAATAAACGGAGCTGAGATTCACATCGGAAACTCTTTGGAGAACGATGGCAACAACAACCCCAT ATGTGCTGTGATTTCTAGTATTCCAGCTGGCGCTTCCTCCACCTTCACATGTAACGATATGCAGGGTCGATACGTCAATCTGTTCATTCCTGGAGATTCAAAGATCCTTACTCTGTGTGAGGTGGAGGTCTATGGAGAAG GTCCTGTTCTGAAGAAAACGTTTGTGAAGTTAAATCTGAAGTCCAGTTCTAGTCTGTCTGAACCTGCAATGATAGCCCAGCTCCTGTCCCAG CTTCGGTCTGCTCTGGAGCAACGAGGGTTTTCTGACGTGACGCTGCAGTGGACTCAACCGCCCAAAAAGGAAGTAATGCAAAAGGAATCTTCACCAG CTCAATGTGCTGCAAGAAAGAGATGA